In Brachyhypopomus gauderio isolate BG-103 chromosome 2, BGAUD_0.2, whole genome shotgun sequence, the DNA window CGAGGATGACCATGCAACACTAATGCCTCAGGCCAAGAGATCCAGCACAACGCACCAGCCCTCGGAGGGCAGTCAGGAGGCCTGGGAGGCTGAGGTATGTTTCTTACTGAACCAAGTTGGTGTAGAAATGATAAAAGTGCTGGCCACACTTTGCTCTAATCGAATACAGTTTTTGAAGATTATCAGGTGCATGTGCACAGTCAGGAGCTCTGTTCACCACACTGGTCTAGCAGGCTACACTTTTTACATGTTTCCAAAATGTGTATCTAGGGCAGCACTGAGCTCCTAGATCATCTATGTGAATGTCTGTGAGATTTTGATCAATTTACGCAGATTGTGATTGGTTTAGTATTTGAGGACCTTTTATGGAagtattattaaaaaaataatgggCGTGGAATATAGTTTGTGTCCTAGCCTGAATGTGACGGGGTGTGGAGGTTTGCGGGACTGACGTGTGGATGtgttgaacccccccccccccccccccccccagtcctcTGGCAGCGACAGCAGCGGTGTGGGGAGCCCAGAGCACGCGGCCCGGAGCAACAGCAGCGCCAGCAGTCAGTGTGGAGCCGACAGCCTGCCCCCCCTGCCTGGACCCCCGCCCTGCAGCCCCCTGTCCACCTCAGACCAGTCTGGCCCCACCAGCCTGGGCTCCTACCAGCACATCAACCGGGTCCTGAGGGAGGCCCACTTCCACAGCTTGCAGAACAGAGGTCAGTCCAGGGACAGGTGACCAATCAGGGACATTTCTCATCTCTGCGACGCATGAAAATCGACACCTTGGCTCTGCCGAAGGCCTACCTACATTCCCTAGAAGACAGGGTAAAGATCCACCTGCCTCATCAGCTCCGTCACCATTCAGATCCGCTCTTACTATTCTACATCATTTCACGTGCTACAGCTGCCATTTGTGTTGGTGTGCTTTTCAATAGGAAGTGTGACCTGGAACTGTAAATCCATTGACTAATCGGAGCACAAAAGTGTTCATATTGTAAGCAATAATAGCTTGGCTAGGATGCAACCTTTTGTGACAGCGACACTGTGTCCTTTTCCTCTGAACAGACCGGTTTACATGAAAACTTTGCTTTGTGACTTTTCCATTTCGAGCAGATACTGTGCATTCCATCACATCAAGGCTATATGCACTTGAAGCATTACATTatcattttaatgtttttattggGACAGGACGTAGTGTCCTGGATGGTGATTCAGCTCTGCTCTGGGGagtgaagtgtaggggtggtgtgggaggtagGGCCATGATCATTAAAGGGAAACATGGCCCCCACCCAATCACATGCACTGACAATACCGCTCCCAGGACATCATCTTGAAatcttttgtttatttattactgttcaTTGCTAGGTTGGCACCTGATGTTTGTGTATCGTAAAGATTTAAGGCCAGGTGCAGACCTCTATGCTAAGAAACCTGCTACAGCCAACCAGCTGGCTACGTCCCATCACTTATGTGCACTGCCATGATTTCAGGTTTCCCCGCCCCGCCTCTTACTTTCTCCCCTCTTCAGAGCATCCAGCCACGTGGGCCCGCGCACGCTCGCTGTTTGGACTCCAGCTGAATTTAAAGATTGTTGATTATTTTTTTGTACACCTTTTTGTATGGAAAGATTACATTGCATTTTGCATTTAGATCACCTACAtggggaaaaaataaataaataaagatggTTCTGTTCGTAAGTGCATGGTTGCCTTTTGTTCGGATTAAGTGGTAAACGTCGTTCAGTGTGTGGTCTGTTTACATTATGTTGGTTAATTTCTCCGTTCTCTGATGCTCTACACTTGTTCTCTCtatgtgggtggagggagacagGACAGAATCCACTTTTAATCTTGGTTGCTGTGTAGAATAATGGTCTCTGTGCCAGACTCGGCATTAATGAGAGATGACCCGCTCCTCGTGAGGAATAGGGAAAGGTCACTTTAATTAGAGCATTACATGTCCTTGTCTTGTCGTCCCACGCCCATAACAGATTACGCATATTAATGCTCCCCCtgtaagctccgcccctttctgtctctgtcctcattatggcctcccctcccccgccttCTCCTGCGGAGGATGCAATGATGGATGTGTCTATACTGACCCAggatccctctctcctctataaCAACATAGACTTCATTTGTGTTTTTGGACTTGCAAATATGTATTCTTCCAGAATTTACACTGGGCTGATCACTTTTAGCAAAATTCattattgtgattttttttttcatttgaatTCCAGGTATGTTTTCATAATTTAAGCTCCATATGTGGGCCAATGATCCACATGAATATAAACACCTGCAGGCATAATTAGAAACTTGTGCTTGTTCCTACACTAAAAGAATCCGGTGAAATGTTGTTGTTACTATGAATATCTCTGAATGTACAAGCCATGTTAGGaatctccacaacatcattaaTGTGTGTCTAAAATTGCAACCCTTTCTATCTGAAAATCACATTCTTTCTAAATTGCATATCCATGTGCAGTACTGGTCAACAATGAGTTTGCTGAAAAATACCTGTATTTgtattcaaatgtatttttgaaTGATGAATCCAAATGTTTTTCAGGACATCACACagcttttgttgttgttccaGTATACTCATATATCATGTACAATATGGGAACCATACCAAACAAAGTAGAGCCCCTCTGTGTTTGCACACTACTGTTGGACACTGAAGAGCCCCTCTGAGGCCAACTGAGCAAAACGCATACATAGTTAAGAGTAATCGTGCTTTATTTCTGAATAAGTAATATATTAATAAGTATTTGATTAATAGTGAATTGTCCTGTCTCCTAAAACTTACAATGTGATAGAAGCATTTAAAAATATTCAGTATGAAATAAACTATAAGGCCCACCTATGTCCGTTTGTGAAGCAACAGAAGGTCGGTATCACACTCCTGGCCCTCTGCTGTGGTCAGGAGCTTCTCCAACCGCGGATCCTGCTGCTTGATCAGTTGCTAAACTGGCGACTGTTTCAGTATTCGTGAGTTCATCACTTTCATCAAAAAAGGCACCTACAGCATTTTAATTCAGCCTAGAGGAATAAAGCCGTCCAATGTGGCATTTATCCAGAAGAGCTGTTTAGAAATTGCAGTTACACAATTCCGCATTAGGCAGGATTTTCCAAAGCCCTTTGTATGAAGGTGCCTGAGGGCAGACACGGTCCAGCAGACGAACTTCATCCTGCAAAAACAAGTCACAGCTGAGGTTTATATTTCCCTCCACGTGCTAATTAGTTTACACATGCAATAAAACCTCAATCCCAGAGGCCTGCAAAAGCTGTAAAACACCTAAGTACATCTGTCCTGTAGTAGCTGTCAGTCATGgagaaaatgacaaaaaaatatataaatcgctatatcaaaacaaaagaaaaatattGTTTCATAACTCATGAGACTCGACAAGGCTTTATTTGTTGTGAAAAATCAAATTCCAGTGGTCGttctgtgaattttgattgatttCAGAAGAGTTTCACAGACAGAAATGAAAAACACAGATCTTTACGGAATACATATAACACACCAAATGCTTGGGGGGGTGCACGGGGGTGGGTATGTTATGTAAGATGTATTTAACACACTTCCATTGCGTCTAGGCTGTTCTGTACCACCCACATGACTGCCAGTAGGTGGCAGCAGATTCCAACTATAAGGTACACAAGCGGTGCACTTCGTTGAGGTTGCTACACGTCATTATGAACCACTCTAAATCTGTTTGATATCTGAGGC includes these proteins:
- the LOC143488272 gene encoding protein VCF1 gives rise to the protein MLSENRKRQRPQGEDDHATLMPQAKRSSTTHQPSEGSQEAWEAESSGSDSSGVGSPEHAARSNSSASSQCGADSLPPLPGPPPCSPLSTSDQSGPTSLGSYQHINRVLREAHFHSLQNRGQSRDR